CGGCCCGGTACGTGAGGCCAGAAAAGGGATGGTAGCCGGCAACGGCTGAAGTCAACTGATTAAAGGTACGTTGTCCGCCGCGTGCGGTCAAACCGACGGAGGCCAAAGAGCCATTATCCACATCTGGATAACTCGGGGTTGGTAACGACATGCCGTAGCGAACTAAGGTTATGCACAGTCTTGATCTACGGGGGTAAATCAAGGCTTACAGCGACCCAACATCTAACCACAACCGGTGGATAACGCTGTGGAAAACTTAGACTTCAAAGGATTCGTGGGGACGATGGCAGAACAACCAGACGCGACCGCCGAAATATGGCGCTCGGTGCTTTCCAAGCTCGGCGATGACGAGCGCATCACGCCCCAACTGCACGGGTTCATCAACCTGGTCGAGCCGAAGGGTGTGCTTTCCGGCACCCTCTACCTCGAGGTCCCGAACGAGTTGACCCGCGGCATGCTCGAGCAGCGCATCCGGGTCCCTCTCCTGGGAGCGCTCGGCACCCTCGAGGGCGAGCACAATGTGCAGAACTTCGCCATTGTGGTCAACCCCGAGATCCAGCAGGACCCGTTGGATTCGCCCCAGCAGGAACAGCAGCAGCCGGAACAGCACTACATCGAGCCCACCGTGGTGTCAGCCACCCTGGACGCCGGGGTGATCCGCGGCCGATCGGACAGCCGGCTCAACCCCAAGTACAGCTTCGATAACTTCGTGATCGGTGGCTCGAACCGCTTCGCCCACGCGGCAGCAGTGGCGGTGGCCGAAGCGCCGGCGAAGGCATACAACCCGCTGTTCATCTATGGCGAGTCCGGGCTCGGAAAAACCCACCTCCTGCACGCCATCGGCCACTATGCCGAGAGTCTGTATCCCGGCATCCGGGTTCGGTACGTGTCGAGCGAAGAGTTCACCAACGACTTCATCAACTCGATCGCGAACAACCGGGCGTCGGTATTCCAGTCCAGGTACCGCGAGATCGACATCCTGCTGATCGACGACATCCAGTTCCTGCAGGGCAAGGACTCCACCCAGGAGGCCTTCTTCCACACCTTCAATACACTGCACGACCACAACAAGCAGTTGGTCATCACCAGCGACCTGCCGCCGAAGCACCTGACCGGCTTTGAGGACCGGATGCGCTCGCGGTTCGAGTGGGGCCTGATCACCGATGTGCAGGCACCGGATCTCGAGACCCGCATCGCGATTCTGCGCAAGAAGGCGCAGAGCGAGAAGCTTCAAGTGCCCGACGACATCCTCGAGTTCATGGCGTCGAAGGTGTCATCGAACATCCGCGAGCTCGAGGGCACACTGATCCGCGTCACCGCATTCGCCAACCTGAACCGCACGCCGGTCGACATGCAGCTCGTGCAGACCGTTCTGAAGGATCTGATCACCCTCGACGAGGACAACGTGATCGCGCCGGTGGACATCATCAATCACACGGCCGCCTACTTCAAGCTCACAGTTGACGACCTCTACGGTTCGTCCCGCTCCCAGGCAGTAGCGACCGCTCGGCAGATCGCCATGTACCTGTGCCGCGAGATGACCAACCTCTCGCTGCCCAAGATCGGCCAGCTGTTCGGCAACCGCGACCACACCACGGTGATGTACGCCAACAAGAAGATCAGCGAGCTCATGAAGGAGCGCCGCTCGATCTACAACCAGGTCACCGAGCTGACCAGCCGGATCAAGCAGAACCACCGCTTCAACAAGATGTGATCGCGAGTTATCCCCCATGTGGATAACTTTGTGGAGAGCCGTGGAAAACGCCGAAGACGCATGTTGATGGATCTCAGCTGCTTGTGGATTCGGCGAATGACAAATTTCTTGTCATCCCGTTAACACCCCGGTTCCACTGACAGCTCATCAACAACTCACACCGTTGTAGTTCCCAATGAATCAGCGCTATTAACAGGGTTATCCACATTGTGCACAGCGGTTAACACGATTAATCCTTTAATGAAGATCAGTGCAGCGAGATAACCTGAACAGCGCACGGCGGGCCATCTGTACGGCTGTGCAAGTATTGATCCGCCTACCCAACTTCGTCACGACAGGGGTACATACGTGAAGTTTCAGGTCAATCGCGATGTCTTCAGCGAGGCTGTTTCCTTCGCGGTCAAGCTGCTTCCGCAGCGCACCACATTGCCCATCCTCAGCGGAGTGCTGATCGAGGCAACCGCCGACGGGCTCACCCTGTCGTCCTTCGACTACGAGGTGTCTTCGCGTACCGAGATCGATGCCGAGATCGAAGAACCCGGCACCGTCCTGGTCTCCGGCCGGCTGCTTGCCGACATCGCCAGCCGTCTTCCGAACGCCCCGGTCAGCTTCAGCACCGACAGCGGCCGCATCGTTGTCGCCTGCGGTTCTGCGAACTTCACCCTGCTGAGCATGCCCGTCGAGGAATACCCGACGCTGCCGCAGGTAACCGGCCAATCCGGTTTGCTGCCGGCCGACAGCTTCGCCGATGCGGTGTCCCAGGTGGCAGTTGCCGCCTCCCGCGACGACGTCACCCCTGTGATCACCGGCGTGCAGCTCGAAGTCTCCGAAAACAGCTTGTCGCTCGTGGCCACTGACCGTTACCGCGTCGCCGTCCGCGAGATCGACTGGGACTCCGGCGACACCCCGATCGACACCGTCACCGCGCTGGTTCCCGCGCGCACCCTGGCTGAGATCGGCAAGACCTTCTCGGGCAGCGGCACCATCTCGGTCTCCATCACCGGAGGCGACGACCGCGAGCTGATCGCCTTCTCGGCTGACCGGAAGACCGTCACATCACTGCTGATCAAGGGCAACTTCCCGCCGGTGAAGCGACTGTTCCCCGAGACCGTCGACAATTACGCGGTGCTCAACACCGCTGACCTGGTCGAGGCGGTTCGTCGCGTCTCGCTCGTGCTCGAGCGGGAGGCCGCGCTGCGGTTCACGTTCAACGCCGACGGCCTCACCCTGGAGGCGATCGGCTCCGAGCAGGCGCAGGCCTCCGAAACGATCGACGCCCACCTCGCCGGTGGCGACATCGTCGTCTCGCTCAAGCCGGCCTTCCTGCTGGACGGCCTCGGCGCGGTGCACTCCGAGTTCACCCGCATCTCGTTCACCAAGACCGAGAACCCCAACAAGCCGGGTCCGGTGCTGATCACCAGCCAGACCTCTCGCGAAGAGCCCGGCGCCGACAACTACAAGTACCTGCTGCAGCCCAACCTGCTGCTGCGCTAAGGATCCTCATGCACATCGGGCTCATCGGCCTCGGCAAAATGGGCAACAACATGCGTGCCCGGCTACGCAACAACGGCATCGACGTCACCGGATTCGACCCGAATCCCGAGGTCACGGATGTCGCAACCCTCGCCGACCTCACCGCGGCGCTTCCCACTCCGCGCATCGTCTGGGTGATGGTTCCCTCCGGCGCCATCACTACTGGGGTCATCACCGACCTCGCCGGCGTACTCGATGAGGGTGACCTGGTCATCGAGGGCGGCAACTCACGTTTCACCGAAGACGCCAAGCACGCCGCGCTGCTCGCCCCGAAGGGTATCCACTACGTCGATGCCGGCGTCTCCGGCGGAATCTGGGGCCAGCAGAACGGCTACGGGCTCATGGTCGGCGGCGACCAGGCCGACGTCGACCGGGCAATGCCGGTGTTCGACGCGCTTCGCCCCGAGGGTCCGCGCGACGAGGGCTTCGTGCACGCGGGCGAAATCGGCGCAGGCCACTACGCGAAGATGGTTCACAACGGCATCGAGTACGCGCTCATGCAGGCCTGGGCCGAGGGCTTCGAGCTGCTCAGCGCCCGCGAGGACCTGATCAAGGACGTCCCCGGAACCTTCAAGGCCTGGCAGCGCGGCACCGTGGTGCGCAGCTGGCTGCTCGAGTTGCTGGTGCGCGCACTCGAGGACGACCCCGAGCTAACCGACATCGAGGGTTACGTCGAGGATTCCGGCGAGGGCCGCTGGACCGTCGAGGAAGCCCTGCACAACGCGGTCCCGGTGCCGACCATCAGCGCCTCGATCTTCGCCCGCTTCGTGTCCCGCCAAGAGGACTCGCCGTCGATGAAAGCCGTCGCGGCGCTGCGCAAGCAGTTCGGTGGGCACGCGGTGCGCAAGGCCTGATCGGCCGTGATCGTCACCCACCTGAGCCTCACCGACTTTCGTAACTACAAACAGGCCGAAGTCGAACTTCGCCCAGGGCCGAACCTGTTCGTCGGCAGCAACGGGCAGGGCAAGACCAACCTCGTCGAATCGCTCGGCTACCTGTCAACGCTCGGATCGCACAGGGTGTCGAGTGACCAGGCGCTGATTCGGCAGGGCACGGATGCCGCGATCATCCGCGCCCGACTCGAGCACGCCGACCGGCAGATGCTGGCCGAGGTGCAGCTCAACCGGCAGGGAGCGAACCGGGCGCAGGTCAACCGCTCTGTGATCAAGACCCGTGATCTGCCTCGGTACTTCTCGAGCGTGCTGTTCGCGCCCGAAGACCTGGCGCTCGTTCGCGGCGAACCATCCGGCCGCCGGCGGTTTCTCGATGAGTTGCTCGTCCTGCGCAGTCCGCGAATGAGCGGCGTGCTCGCCGACTACGAGCGGGTGCTGAAGCAGCGGAACACCCTGCTGAAATCCGCCCGATCCTCGGGAATCAAGGCGAACCAGCTGACCACGCTGGAAATCTGGGATGACCGCCTGATCAGCCTGGGATCCGAACTCATTGCCGCCCGATCGGTGCTCGTGCTCGACCTGCAACCCGAAGTCGAGCGCGCCTATGCGGCGATCGCCGGCGACGAACACGCTGCCAGTCTTGCCAGCCACCTCAGCATCCTCGCCGGGAAACCCGCAGACGACGACACCCTCCCGGACACCGCGGCTCGGTCCACCGCGATCACCGCGAAGGAGGCATCCGAAGTCTTCCGCGCCGGCCTGCAGCGGCTGCGACCGACCGAACTCGACCGCGGACTCACCCTGATCGGGCCGCACCGCGACGATCTGGTACTCACCCTGAACGACCTGCCCGCGCGCGGATACGCGAGCCACGGTGAATCCTGGTCATTCGCGCTGTCACTCAAGCTTGCCTCGGCCGAGGTGCTCCGCCGGGACTCGGTCGCCGGCGATCCGGTGCTGATCCTCGATGACGTCTTCGCGGAACTGGACCTGTTGCGGCGGGGCAGGCTGGCCGCCGCCATCGACGGGTTCGAGCAAGTGCTCATCACCGCGGCGGTGTACGAGGATGTGCCCGAGAAGCTGGCCGCGCACACCGTGCGGATCAAGGCCGGCGCCATCGTGGAGAGCGCATGATCGAGGATCCGACCAGCGAGGCGCGGAACGTCTACCTGCGATTCCGGCGAGTCTTCGGCGACCCCGCGCTGCGCACCACCGACAGCAGGCGGCGGGCGAGCAAGGCGAAGGAGCCATCGGTTCCGTTCGGAAGCGGCCGCGATCCACAGGGAGTCGGCGATGTGCTCGATGCGTTGACCGCGAAACTCGGCTGGAACTCACCGCTCGCGCAGTCCGACCTGATGTTGTCGTGGCCGGATCTGGTCGGCGCCGAGACCGCGGCGCACTCCACTCCGACCGGGATCACCGAGGGCGTACTGAACGTCAAATGCGATTCCACCGCCTGGGCGACCCAGCTGCGGTTGATGCGTTCGATGATCACCACGCAAATCATCGAGCGGTATCCGGATGCCGGCATCCAATCGGTGCGCTTCGAAGGGCCGAACGCCCCAAGCTGGAAACGTGGCCCCAGAGCAATTCCAGGGCGTGGTCCTCGCGATACTTACGGTTGACAAGCCAAATCTGATCCTCCCCAGTTGGAAAAGCCGTCAGAAGGGCGATTCTGGCCGTTACTCACAGGCGGAACCGATAAGATTTAGCAAATGGCTGATTTGACTTCTGAAGACTCTTACGGCGCTAGTGCGATCCAAGTTCTCGAGGGTCTGGAAGCCGTCCGCAAACGGCCCGGAATGTATATCGGTTCCACCGGTCCCCGCGGTCTGCACCACCTGGTGTACGAGATCGTCGACAACTCTGTCGACGAGGCTCTCGCCGGGTACTGCGACACCATCAAGGTGACGCTGCTGGCCAACGGCGGTGTCCGCGTCATCGACAACGGCCGCGGCATCCCGGTGGATATCCACCCTGTGGAGAAGAAGTCGACGGTCGAGGTGGTGCTCACCATCCTGCACGCCGGCGGCAAGTTCGGCGGCGGCGGATACGCGGTTTCGGGCGGACTGCACGGCGTCGGCAGCTCGGTGGTGAACGCGTTGTCCCACCAGCTCGATGTCGAGGTGCACCGCCAGGGTCACGTCTGGACCCAGACCTACCACGACGGCGTTCCCGACGCACCGCTCGCCCAGAGCGGAACGTCGACCGACTCGGGTACCACGATCACGTTCTGGCCGAACAGCGACATCTTCGAGACCACCGAATTCGACTGGGACACCCTGCGCGTGCGGTTCCAGCAGACCGCCTTCCTGAACAAGGGTCTGCGGATCACGCTCACCGACGAGCGCCCGACCGAAGACGAAGAAGAGCCGCGCTTCGGTGACTACCACTACGAGAACGGCCTCGTCGACTACGTCGAGTACCTCAACGCCGCGAAGAAGCTCGACCCGGTGCATCCGGAGATCATCTCCTTCGAGCTCGAAGATAAAGAGAAGCAGATCGCGCTCGAGGTGGCGATGCAGTGGACGAACTCCTACCAGGAGAGCGTGCACACCTTCGCCAACACCATCAACACCCACGAGGGTGGCACGCACGAAGAGGGCTTCCGTGCCGCGCTGACGACGCTGGTCAACAAGTACGCGCGCGACAAGGGACTGATCAAGGAGAAGGAAGAGAACCTCTCCGGTGAAGACGTCCGCGAGGGTCTCACCGCCGTCGTGTCGGTCAAGCTCGGCGAACCGCAGTTCGAGGGCCAGACGAAGACCAAGCTCGGCAACACGCTCGCCAAGTCGTTCGTGCAGCGGGTCGTCGGCGACCAGCTCGGTGATTGGTTCGAGCGGAACCCCGCCCAGGCCAAGGAGATCATCCGCAAGTCGCAGCAGGCGGCCGCGGCACGCCTCGCCGCCCGTAAGGCGCGCGAGAGCACTCGTCGCAAGGGTCTGCTCGAGGGTGGCGGCATGCCGGGCAAGCTCAAGGACTGCCAGTCGAAGGACCCCTCGATCAGTGAGGTCTTCATCGTCGAGGGTGACTCGGCAGGCGGTTCGGCGGTGCAGGGGCGCAACCCCGAGACCCAGGCGATCCTGCCGCTGCGTGGCAAGATCCTGAACGTCGAGAAGGCGCGCCTCGACCGCGCGTTGGGCAACGCCGAGATCCAGGCGATGATCACCGCGTTCGGCACCGGCATCGGTGAGGACTTCAAGCCCGAGAAGGCGCGCTATCACAAGATCGTGCTGATGGCGGATGCCGATGTCGACGGCCAGCACATCACCACGCTGCTGCTGACCCTCCTCTTCCGCTACATGCGTCCGCTGATCGAGATGGGCTACGTATACCTCGCGCAGCCGCCGCTCTACCGGTTGAAGTGGTCGAACGCTGAGCACGACTACGTGTACAGCGACCGCGAACGTGACGCCATGCTCAAGGAGGGAATTGCCTCAGGCAAGCGGATCCCCAAGGAAAACGGCATCCAGCGGTACAAGGGTCTCGGCGAGATGGACTACAAGGAACTGTGGGAGACCACGATGAACCCGGAAACCCGCACCCTGCTGCAGGTCACGCTCGATGACGCGGCCGCGGCGGACAGCATCTTCTCCACCCTGATGGGCGAAGACGTGGAGTCGCGCCGGCACTTCATCCAGCAGAACGCCAAGGACGTTCGCTTCCTCGACATTTAGAAAGCCGCGGGTTTCGATAGGCGGCCGCGCACGCTCGGCCGCTACTCACCACCTGAGGGCTCGAACTGGAGAAACACAGAGACATGGCAGATGAAGTAGACACTCCCGAGTCCACGGGCGACCGGATCGCGCAGGTCGACCTGCAGCTCGAGATGCAGCGGAGCTACCTCGACTACGCGATGAGCGTCATCGTCGGGCGCGCGCTGCCCGAGGTGCGTGACGGCCTGAAGCCGGTGCACCGTCGAGTGATCTACGCGATGTACGACGGTGGCTACCGCCCCGACAAGGCGTTCTCGAAGTGCGCCCGTGTCGTCGGCGACGTGATGGGGCAGTTCCACCCGCACGGTGACTCGGCGATCTACGACGCCCTCGTGCGTCTGGTCCAGCCGTGGAGCATGCGCTACCCGCTGGCGCTCGGCCAGGGCAACTTCGGCTCGCCGGGTAACGACGGCGCCGCCGCCCCGCGGTACACCGAGACGAAGATGGCTCCGCTCGCGCTCGAAATGGTGCGCGACATCGACAAGGACACCGTCAACTTCCAGGACAACTACGACGGCCGCACCCAGGAGCCCGCGGTGCTGCCCGCGCGCTTCCCGAACCTGCTGGTGAACGGTTCGGTCGGTATCGCGGTCGGCATGGCCACCAACATCCCGCCGCACAACCTGCGCGAGGTCGCGGATGGCGCGCTGTGGCACTTGAACAACCCGGATGCTCCGCGTGAAGAGCTGCTCGAGGCGCTCATGCAGCGCATCAAGGGCCCGGACTTCCCGACCGGCGCGCAGATCCTCGGCGTCCGCGGCATCCGGGACGCGTACACCACCGGGCGTGGCTCGATCACGATGCGCGCCGTGGTCAACGTGGAGGAGATCCAGGGCCGCACGTGCCTCGTGGTCACCGAACTGCCCTACCAGGTCAACCCCGACAATCTTGCGATCAAGATCGCCGACCTGGTCAAGGACGGCCGGCTCTCCGGTATCTCCGACATCCGGGACGAGACCTCCGGCCGCACCGGCCAGCGCCTCGTGATCGTGCTGAAGCGCGATGCGGTCGCCAAGGTGGTGCTGAACAACCTCTACAAGCACACCTCGCTGCAGGAGAACTTCGGCGCGAACATGCTTGCGATCGTCGACGGCGTGCCGCGCACGCTCGCGGTCGACGGCTTCATCACCAACTGGGTCGCCCACCAGATCGAGGTCATCGTTCGGCGCACGCAGTTCCTGCTGCGTGAGGCCGAGGAGCGCATGCACATCCTGCGCGGTTACCTCAAGGCGCTCGACGCGCTGGACGAGGTCATCGCCCTGATCCGTGCGTCGGCGACCGTTGACGATGCCCGTGACGGCCTGATGTCGCTGCTCGACGCAGACGAACTGCAGGCGAACGCGATCCTCTCCATGCAGCTGCGTCGGCTGGCTGCCCTCGAGCGGCAGAAGATCGTTGACGAGCACGACGAACTCGCCACCCGGATCGCCGACTACCAGGACATCCTGTCCGACCCGACCCGCCAGCGGTCGATCGTCAGTGACGAGCTCACCGACATCGTCGACCGCTACGGCGACGACCGCCGCACCGAGATCATGTACGGCTTCGACGGCGACATGGACATCGAAGACCTCATCCCCGAAGAGGAGATGGTGGTCACCGTCACGCGCGATGGTTACGTCAAGCGCACGCGCAGCGACAACTACCGCAGCCAGCACCGCGGCGGCAAGGGCGTGAAGGGCGCTGCCCTGCGGGCGGATGACGTGGTCGAGCACTTCTTCGTCACCACCACCCACCACTGGCTGTTGTTCTTCACCACCAAGGGCCGGGTGTACCGCGCAAAGACCTACGAGCTGCAGGAAGCCGGCCGCGACGCGAAGGGTCAGCACGTCGCGAACCTGCTGGCGTTGCAGCCGGACGAGGAAATCGCTCAGATCCTCGACATCCGGGACTACCAGGCGGCGACCTACCTCGCCCTGGCCACCCGGAACGGCCTGGTCAAGAAGACCGCGCTCAGCGAGTACGACACGAACCGCACCGGCGGGATCATCGCGATCAACCTGCGCGAGGGCGACGAGCTGGTCTCGGCGATGCTCGTCGACGAGGACTCCGATGTGCTGCTGGTCTCGCGGAATGGCATGTCGATCCGGTTCACGGCGACGGATGCCGCGCTGCGGCCGATGGGACGCTCGACGTCCGGCGTGATCGGCATGCACTTCCGTGATGACGACGAACTGCTGTCGGCGTCGGTGGTCAGCGATGACGGCTATGTCTTCGTAGTCACCGAGGGCGGCTACGCGAAGCGCACTGCGGTCGACCAGTACCGCGTGCAGAACCGCGGCGGACTGGGCATCAAGGTTGCCAAGCTCAGCGACGGGCGCGGCCTCCTGGCCGGCGCACTGATCGTCGACGAGAGCGACGAGGTGCTCGTGGTTCTTGCCAGTGGCAAGGTGGTACGCTCTGCCGTGGCCGAGGTACCGGCCAAGGGACGAGACACCATGGGTGTCGTGTTCGCTCGCTTCGCTGAGGAAGACAAGATCATCGCGATTGCGAAGAACAGTGAACGTAACCTTGTAGAGGTGGATGCCGAGGCGCCCACCGACGAGCAGACCGCCGATGCCGTTACCCCGGCGCCCGGGAAGGACACTGAACTAGATGAGTAGCGTCGCCGAGAAGTTGCAGCGCAAGGCGCAGCGTCAGCCAGCCACCAAGCAGGTGCGGTTGAAGCTCGTGTACATCGACTTCTGGTCGGCGGTGAAGCTCTCGTTCCTGGTCATGGTCTGCGCGGGCATCGTGCTGGTCGTGGCATCCATCCTGATCTGGATCGTGCTGCAGTCGACGGGCGTCTTCGGCGGTGTGGACAGCCTGCTGCAGGACGTGCTCGCCGACCCCACCTTCAGCGTCACCTCGGCGTTCGGGCTCGCGCAGGTCGCACTGTTCTCGGTGATCGTCGCGGTGTTGAACATCGTGGTCGGCACCGCGCTCGGTGCGATCATGAGCGCGTTGTACAACCTCAGCGTGCGTGTGACCGGCGGTCTGCTGGTCGGTTTCACGAATAGCTGAGTGGACTTCCCGATTACGGGAAACGGGCCGAAATAAGGTACAGTCGTATCCGGTTCGGGGGGCTATAGCTCAGGCGGTTAGAGCGCTTCGCTGATAACGAAGAGGTCCCAGGTTCAAGTCCTGGTAGCCCCACTCGCAGTTCCCCGTTCGGGGCCTTAGCTCAGTTGGTAGAGCGCCTGCTTTGCAAGCAGGATGTCAGGAGTTCGAATCTCCTAGGCTCCACAAAATTCAGTCAGAGGGTTATCTCCTCTACTTATTCCACGGTGATCCGAAGGTCTGACTCGGTTGGAACCTGCACGTTCTGCCGACCGGTCGGCCCGCCACAGTGGGCGACGATGTCGTATGAGCCAGAGGGAAGCGTCCAGCTGAACTCGCCGTCGCTGCCGGTGACCTGCGCAACTTCGGGATACGGCGGTCCGCTCACGACTTCAACCACGACCGAGCAGCGGGACTGCGGAGCACCAGCACCGTCGACCACGACGCCGCGGATCTCAGACGATGCTGACTGCGCGCACGCGGTGAGCAGAGCGACAGCAATCACTCCTGCCGACACCGGCCCCGCCACGCGTCTCGCGAGCATCCAGTGGACCTCCCTGCGGTCACTGTCGAGGAGAACTTGATCCATAGCGAGACGTTAGCTTGAATGGCCGGCGCCACTGAGCACCCAAGACGCTGTGCGAGGATTCTCGGCATGGACATCCGCGTCGCGGCCTATGCGGTCATCATCGAAGACGACCAGGTGCTGCTCTCACACTGGAACGAGAACGGCCGGTCGGGCTGGAGCATGCCCGGCGGCGGAATCGACCCGGGGGAGGACCCGGCGGAAGCCGCGGTGCGCGAGATCTTCGAGGAGACCGGCTATCACGCGGTGCTGGACGAACTGCTCGGGATCGACTCACACGTGGTGCCGGCCGAGCAGCGGACGCGAGCGAACGCCGGGCCGTTGCACGCCATCCGGATCGTCTACCGGGCGCACGTGATCGGGGGCGAGCTCACCAATGAGGTCGACGGCAGCTCAGACGAGGCGAAGTGGGTTCCGCTCGCCGAGGTCCCGCAGCTCCGCCGAGTCGGCCTGGTGGATATCGCGCTGGGGATGAACCTGCGCGCAGACTGATTTCGAGACGCGTCACTCGCTTCGCTCGCGGCGCTCCTCAATCACCGGTGAGTCCGCGGGCCTACAAGTCGTCGAGGGTGGTTGCCTCGGGCTCGTCTTCGATCCAGAGGTCCTCGTCGGCGCGCAGGGTCTGCCACACGGCGTAGGCAAGACCCGCTGCGGCCACGACGCCGAGACCGAGCAGGATGTACCCGCCCGGGCCCCTGGAGTTCTTCTTCTCGGCAGCCTTCCGGACCGCCTCACGAACGCGAGGGTCACGGGCGGCCGCCAGAATAGCCATCGCGGAACTCAGCTTGGCGGAGCTGTCCGCCTTGGCGTTGTGGACGACCTGGCGTCCGGCGGCGATGCTAGTGGCTACCGAAGGCTTGATGCGGTCCTGGTAGGTGGATGCCACGAGGGGGCTCACATCTTCTCGAGCGATGAGCTTCGCCTGCCGACTGGCCTCGCGGGCAACCCGTCCGGCGTGGTCCACGACGTCACGCTGCTCGGACCACAGGGCCTCGGCGTCGCCTTGCAGTCGTCGTAGTTCGCGCTTGCGCTTGCGTGACAATTCCATGTCAACCTCCGTCGGTGATAGCCGTGGACTGTGTCCATCGTGGCACGATTCCCCATCCAGACAAACTGTCGAGGCTGGGCGAGGGCTGGGAGCCTGCTCCATTCCCTGTGGAAGAATCAGAGGATGCACACTGCAGTAGCGACTCTCCACACGACTCTCGGCGACATCAAGGTCAACCTGTTCGGCAACCACGCGCCGAAGACCGTGGCGAA
The Diaminobutyricimonas sp. LJ205 genome window above contains:
- a CDS encoding DUF721 domain-containing protein, which codes for MIEDPTSEARNVYLRFRRVFGDPALRTTDSRRRASKAKEPSVPFGSGRDPQGVGDVLDALTAKLGWNSPLAQSDLMLSWPDLVGAETAAHSTPTGITEGVLNVKCDSTAWATQLRLMRSMITTQIIERYPDAGIQSVRFEGPNAPSWKRGPRAIPGRGPRDTYG
- the dnaN gene encoding DNA polymerase III subunit beta, whose translation is MKFQVNRDVFSEAVSFAVKLLPQRTTLPILSGVLIEATADGLTLSSFDYEVSSRTEIDAEIEEPGTVLVSGRLLADIASRLPNAPVSFSTDSGRIVVACGSANFTLLSMPVEEYPTLPQVTGQSGLLPADSFADAVSQVAVAASRDDVTPVITGVQLEVSENSLSLVATDRYRVAVREIDWDSGDTPIDTVTALVPARTLAEIGKTFSGSGTISVSITGGDDRELIAFSADRKTVTSLLIKGNFPPVKRLFPETVDNYAVLNTADLVEAVRRVSLVLEREAALRFTFNADGLTLEAIGSEQAQASETIDAHLAGGDIVVSLKPAFLLDGLGAVHSEFTRISFTKTENPNKPGPVLITSQTSREEPGADNYKYLLQPNLLLR
- the dnaA gene encoding chromosomal replication initiator protein DnaA — encoded protein: MAEQPDATAEIWRSVLSKLGDDERITPQLHGFINLVEPKGVLSGTLYLEVPNELTRGMLEQRIRVPLLGALGTLEGEHNVQNFAIVVNPEIQQDPLDSPQQEQQQPEQHYIEPTVVSATLDAGVIRGRSDSRLNPKYSFDNFVIGGSNRFAHAAAVAVAEAPAKAYNPLFIYGESGLGKTHLLHAIGHYAESLYPGIRVRYVSSEEFTNDFINSIANNRASVFQSRYREIDILLIDDIQFLQGKDSTQEAFFHTFNTLHDHNKQLVITSDLPPKHLTGFEDRMRSRFEWGLITDVQAPDLETRIAILRKKAQSEKLQVPDDILEFMASKVSSNIRELEGTLIRVTAFANLNRTPVDMQLVQTVLKDLITLDEDNVIAPVDIINHTAAYFKLTVDDLYGSSRSQAVATARQIAMYLCREMTNLSLPKIGQLFGNRDHTTVMYANKKISELMKERRSIYNQVTELTSRIKQNHRFNKM
- the recF gene encoding DNA replication/repair protein RecF — protein: MIVTHLSLTDFRNYKQAEVELRPGPNLFVGSNGQGKTNLVESLGYLSTLGSHRVSSDQALIRQGTDAAIIRARLEHADRQMLAEVQLNRQGANRAQVNRSVIKTRDLPRYFSSVLFAPEDLALVRGEPSGRRRFLDELLVLRSPRMSGVLADYERVLKQRNTLLKSARSSGIKANQLTTLEIWDDRLISLGSELIAARSVLVLDLQPEVERAYAAIAGDEHAASLASHLSILAGKPADDDTLPDTAARSTAITAKEASEVFRAGLQRLRPTELDRGLTLIGPHRDDLVLTLNDLPARGYASHGESWSFALSLKLASAEVLRRDSVAGDPVLILDDVFAELDLLRRGRLAAAIDGFEQVLITAAVYEDVPEKLAAHTVRIKAGAIVESA
- the gnd gene encoding phosphogluconate dehydrogenase (NAD(+)-dependent, decarboxylating) yields the protein MHIGLIGLGKMGNNMRARLRNNGIDVTGFDPNPEVTDVATLADLTAALPTPRIVWVMVPSGAITTGVITDLAGVLDEGDLVIEGGNSRFTEDAKHAALLAPKGIHYVDAGVSGGIWGQQNGYGLMVGGDQADVDRAMPVFDALRPEGPRDEGFVHAGEIGAGHYAKMVHNGIEYALMQAWAEGFELLSAREDLIKDVPGTFKAWQRGTVVRSWLLELLVRALEDDPELTDIEGYVEDSGEGRWTVEEALHNAVPVPTISASIFARFVSRQEDSPSMKAVAALRKQFGGHAVRKA
- the gyrB gene encoding DNA topoisomerase (ATP-hydrolyzing) subunit B; translated protein: MADLTSEDSYGASAIQVLEGLEAVRKRPGMYIGSTGPRGLHHLVYEIVDNSVDEALAGYCDTIKVTLLANGGVRVIDNGRGIPVDIHPVEKKSTVEVVLTILHAGGKFGGGGYAVSGGLHGVGSSVVNALSHQLDVEVHRQGHVWTQTYHDGVPDAPLAQSGTSTDSGTTITFWPNSDIFETTEFDWDTLRVRFQQTAFLNKGLRITLTDERPTEDEEEPRFGDYHYENGLVDYVEYLNAAKKLDPVHPEIISFELEDKEKQIALEVAMQWTNSYQESVHTFANTINTHEGGTHEEGFRAALTTLVNKYARDKGLIKEKEENLSGEDVREGLTAVVSVKLGEPQFEGQTKTKLGNTLAKSFVQRVVGDQLGDWFERNPAQAKEIIRKSQQAAAARLAARKARESTRRKGLLEGGGMPGKLKDCQSKDPSISEVFIVEGDSAGGSAVQGRNPETQAILPLRGKILNVEKARLDRALGNAEIQAMITAFGTGIGEDFKPEKARYHKIVLMADADVDGQHITTLLLTLLFRYMRPLIEMGYVYLAQPPLYRLKWSNAEHDYVYSDRERDAMLKEGIASGKRIPKENGIQRYKGLGEMDYKELWETTMNPETRTLLQVTLDDAAAADSIFSTLMGEDVESRRHFIQQNAKDVRFLDI